One segment of Xanthomonas oryzae pv. oryzae DNA contains the following:
- a CDS encoding DUF6172 family protein, with the protein MRKTYQLNLEGKNRDRLLESSKHDIRKYIRRERRKDLPEGADYWDFDMRFGVDEASAVALPPAELIRSINALVADGGDQFFVEILRKPGKRVPRAAGDHALGDGGLDFEQD; encoded by the coding sequence ATGCGCAAGACCTATCAGCTCAACCTGGAAGGCAAGAACCGCGACCGTCTGCTGGAATCCAGCAAGCACGATATCCGCAAGTACATCCGCCGCGAGCGTCGCAAAGACTTGCCGGAAGGCGCGGACTACTGGGACTTCGACATGCGCTTCGGGGTGGATGAAGCCAGCGCGGTGGCACTGCCGCCTGCCGAGCTGATCCGTTCGATCAACGCGCTCGTTGCGGACGGTGGCGACCAGTTCTTCGTCGAAATCCTGCGCAAGCCGGGCAAGCGCGTGCCGCGCGCAGCGGGCGATCATGCGCTCGGCGATGGCGGACTGGATTTCGAGCAGGACTGA
- a CDS encoding VirK family protein, whose amino-acid sequence MPRLVPAALFATLCACALPALATESLNNRAEVLAALDAGYDVSVSTDLARCVPEEGTPVTQTRGGRHIDAYRITADGTVAFSDSHFTVANDGKPIQQFMRYQLLPDGSLRFTTYMYDLPGLQQRGPVLAYQCKLNEGIRFHAN is encoded by the coding sequence ATGCCACGTCTTGTTCCTGCCGCGCTGTTTGCGACGCTATGCGCATGTGCGCTGCCCGCCCTGGCCACCGAATCGCTGAATAACCGCGCCGAAGTTCTCGCTGCCCTGGACGCCGGTTACGACGTCAGTGTGAGCACCGACCTTGCACGTTGCGTGCCCGAAGAAGGCACACCGGTCACCCAGACCCGCGGCGGCCGCCATATCGATGCCTACCGCATCACCGCGGACGGCACCGTGGCCTTTTCCGATTCGCATTTCACCGTCGCCAACGACGGCAAGCCGATCCAGCAATTCATGCGCTACCAACTGCTCCCGGATGGCAGCCTGCGCTTCACCACCTATATGTACGACCTGCCAGGCCTGCAGCAACGTGGACCGGTGCTGGCGTATCAATGCAAGCTCAATGAAGGCATCCGTTTCCACGCCAATTGA
- a CDS encoding DEAD/DEAH box helicase — translation MSRKADLLSLQLPPLFESALARAGVRTLTPIQVAMIPPMLAARDLIVTAQTGSGKTLAYALPLLQQRLQAPEQVPRVLGGLILVPTRELVAQVAQTLLSLAAALPRRLKIVAATGGEAINPQLMALRGGADIVIATPGRLLDLVTHNALRLSQVRTLVLDEADRLLDLGFGAEIDRILALLPAQRQSVLVSATFPPAIASLAKRRLRDPLRITIDATPEHAPAIAQRAIAVDAGQRTQLLRHLLQEHAWPQLLVFVASRHTADKVAEKLSKTGIEALPLHGELSQGRRERTLRAFKQADVQVLVATDLAARGIDIDALPAVLNYDLPRSTVDYTHRIGRTARAGASGEAISFVTAERAQQWRLIEKRQGLRVPTSVIEGFEPSPAEASARDAPDAAVRAADDNGGIKGKRPSKKDKLRAAAQAQTGKPG, via the coding sequence ATGTCACGGAAAGCAGATTTGCTGTCGCTACAGCTACCGCCCTTGTTCGAGTCCGCGCTCGCCAGGGCCGGTGTGCGCACGCTCACGCCGATCCAGGTCGCGATGATTCCGCCGATGCTGGCCGCACGCGACCTGATCGTCACCGCGCAGACCGGCTCGGGCAAGACCCTGGCGTATGCCTTGCCGCTGCTGCAGCAGCGCCTGCAGGCGCCGGAACAGGTGCCGCGCGTGCTGGGCGGGCTGATCCTGGTGCCGACGCGTGAGCTGGTCGCGCAGGTCGCGCAGACCCTGCTGTCGCTGGCAGCGGCCTTGCCGCGACGGTTGAAGATCGTCGCCGCCACCGGCGGTGAAGCCATCAATCCGCAACTGATGGCCTTGCGCGGCGGCGCAGATATCGTCATCGCCACCCCGGGGCGGCTGCTGGACTTGGTGACGCACAATGCGCTGCGCCTCTCGCAGGTACGCACGCTGGTGCTGGACGAAGCCGATCGCCTGCTCGACCTGGGCTTTGGCGCCGAGATTGATCGCATCCTGGCCCTGCTGCCGGCGCAGCGGCAAAGCGTGCTGGTCTCGGCCACCTTCCCACCCGCCATCGCGTCGCTGGCCAAGCGTCGCCTGCGCGATCCGTTGCGCATCACCATCGACGCCACGCCCGAGCACGCACCGGCGATCGCGCAACGCGCCATCGCAGTGGATGCCGGTCAGCGCACGCAGCTGCTGCGTCATCTGCTGCAGGAACACGCCTGGCCGCAGCTGCTGGTGTTCGTCGCCAGCCGTCATACCGCCGACAAGGTTGCCGAAAAACTGAGCAAGACCGGCATCGAGGCGTTACCGCTGCATGGCGAACTGAGCCAGGGCCGCCGCGAACGCACGCTGCGCGCCTTCAAACAGGCGGACGTGCAGGTGCTGGTGGCCACCGATCTGGCCGCGCGCGGCATCGACATCGACGCCTTGCCGGCGGTGCTCAACTACGATCTGCCCCGCTCCACCGTCGACTACACCCACCGCATCGGCCGCACCGCGCGTGCCGGTGCCAGCGGCGAGGCGATCAGCTTCGTCACTGCCGAGCGCGCGCAGCAGTGGCGGCTGATTGAAAAACGCCAGGGCCTGCGTGTGCCGACCAGCGTGATCGAAGGCTTCGAGCCGTCGCCGGCCGAGGCATCTGCCCGCGATGCGCCCGACGCAGCGGTGCGGGCAGCCGATGACAACGGCGGCATCAAGGGCAAGCGGCCGAGCAAGAAGGATAAATTGCGTGCGGCGGCGCAGGCGCAGACTGGCAAGCCCGGCTGA
- a CDS encoding FAD/NAD(P)-binding protein: protein METHITVIGAGFCGTALVRALAQTADAQVRITLVGVAETFGSGIAYGAARPEHLLNVRAKDLGIDAQVPGAFADTLHLGESGRLEFLPRLAYGDYLRSELDAAVSGAQASIMRLSQEAVAVERVRKGFRVFLANGDAFQSDRVVLAVGALQPQALAGIGPRLSVHPRYIGWPWQGDALARLSPDDDVLIVGTGLTMVDVALTLHTRGHRGRLLAISRRGLAPQAHLRQPGAPLELPPHLQRALKDADLRGLLRGVRQLSAVVDDWRRVVDALRPHLQPLWQRLELSQRARFLRHLRPYWEVARHRVAPGAAEQLAQLQASGQLQIVSARLLRARWVPDGVEAVIRPRGAADAQTGHYDAVIRATGLDTDIDRTSDPLIAGMREAGLLRADPLGLGVDTDAQLRVRDSTGQIVPGLYCVGPLLRGRYWEITAVPELRVATRALADRLLLGATPALQPTPERLPREVNTRL, encoded by the coding sequence ATGGAAACCCATATCACCGTCATCGGCGCCGGCTTCTGCGGCACCGCGCTGGTCCGTGCACTGGCGCAGACGGCCGATGCGCAGGTACGCATCACGCTGGTCGGCGTGGCCGAGACCTTCGGTAGCGGTATCGCCTATGGGGCGGCGCGGCCGGAGCATCTGCTCAACGTGCGGGCCAAGGATCTGGGCATCGATGCACAGGTGCCCGGCGCCTTCGCCGACACCCTGCATCTGGGCGAGAGCGGCCGGCTGGAATTCCTGCCGCGGCTGGCATACGGCGACTACCTGCGGAGCGAACTGGATGCGGCGGTGAGCGGCGCGCAGGCCTCGATCATGCGGCTGTCGCAGGAAGCAGTGGCCGTCGAGCGCGTGCGCAAGGGTTTCCGCGTGTTTCTGGCCAATGGCGATGCCTTTCAGAGCGATCGCGTGGTGCTGGCAGTGGGCGCATTGCAGCCGCAGGCGCTGGCGGGTATCGGTCCGCGCTTGAGCGTGCATCCGCGCTACATCGGCTGGCCGTGGCAGGGCGATGCATTGGCGCGGTTATCGCCGGACGACGATGTGCTGATCGTCGGTACCGGGCTGACCATGGTGGACGTGGCCCTGACCCTGCACACGCGCGGCCATCGTGGCCGCTTGCTGGCGATTTCGCGGCGCGGGCTGGCCCCGCAGGCGCATCTGCGCCAGCCTGGTGCCCCCCTGGAATTGCCGCCGCATCTGCAGCGTGCGCTCAAGGACGCCGACCTGCGCGGCCTGCTGCGCGGGGTGCGTCAGCTCAGTGCGGTGGTCGACGATTGGCGTCGCGTGGTGGATGCGCTGCGCCCGCATCTGCAGCCGCTGTGGCAGCGCCTGGAACTGAGCCAGCGTGCACGCTTCCTGCGGCACCTGCGCCCGTACTGGGAAGTAGCGCGTCATCGCGTGGCACCCGGTGCCGCCGAACAGCTGGCGCAATTGCAGGCATCGGGCCAGTTGCAGATCGTCTCTGCGCGCTTGCTGCGTGCGCGCTGGGTACCAGACGGCGTAGAGGCGGTGATCCGCCCGCGCGGTGCTGCCGACGCGCAGACCGGTCATTACGATGCGGTGATTCGCGCCACCGGGCTGGATACCGACATCGACCGCACCAGCGATCCCTTGATCGCCGGCATGCGCGAAGCCGGTCTGCTGCGCGCCGATCCGTTGGGCCTGGGCGTTGACACCGATGCGCAACTGCGCGTGCGCGACAGCACCGGGCAGATCGTGCCGGGGTTGTATTGCGTGGGACCGCTGTTGCGTGGACGTTATTGGGAAATCACCGCGGTGCCCGAGTTGCGCGTGGCCACGCGCGCATTGGCAGACCGACTGTTGCTGGGCGCAACACCGGCGTTACAGCCGACGCCGGAGCGGTTGCCGCGTGAGGTCAATACGCGGTTGTAG